Genomic segment of Malus domestica chromosome 15, GDT2T_hap1:
ACAGCCGATCGTGGCAAACGACCTGTTGTCGAGCCAGAAGCGACGGTGGAAACACCCGTTCATCCGTAGGACCAGGACCTCAACATTCCTTCCCAAGAAGCCACATCGACCTTCGTAAGTACCCCTACCATCTTTCGTTGGTTAGTTTTCTGCCTTAGATCTCTAAACCAGGAagatactaaatgtcaggtgcctaccCATTCTTTTCATCGACCATTCTACACGCCGAatggtgttatctatatttcttggccgcctccatggccatcgaacgtagataacctccatcggccgcgtgaactaAGAAGCAGTCTAAggcactgggctcggccattaagttctttaggttcgagcaacgaacaCTAAGATATGGCCgaagtctcctctcggcaggttttaaaacaaaaactttcttactatatattttttcataatTTCCTTGTACTTAACATGATTTTTGtgtgcagccttcatgggaagtcaAATTTAATGCTCTCTTGTCGAGCACTTCTAAAGCCGCTGGTCTTTCGGCCGCTACGACTGCATCTGCCGATTCAGCTACTCTGGTTCGGCTAGAAGAAGTTTTATCTTTCTCGGCGTCACAAGTCCTTGAGCGCAAAGGGCTCGATTCGTTAGGTGCATGCCTAAACGATCTCGGAGCAAATGGTCAAATGAGCACCGAGGTTGTCGTTCAGGCGTCGTCCGCCTTGGAGTGAGTTCGGGAATCTTTCAATATTCTCAAGAACGCTCTTCGGACTAATGATGACTTGAAAACTGGACTGGCCATTCAGGAAACCCTTCGTCCGAAGATCGATGCCTTAAAGACGAAAGGGGAAGCCTTGGCCAACCTCGACCGTCAAATGGTCGAACTGGCAAAACGAAGGTCGGCCTTTGCTTCTTATCTTGCGAGGAACTTTGATTCGGGCAGGAAATCTTGTCTAACTGAATTTAAGGCGAACGCGAGGCAAGTCGAGCAGCTGAAGTTGGATAAGAAGAACGAGCAGGCCGAGGTCATAATAGGCGAGGTGAGGTGGCTGGAGCTGAAGGCACTTCTTGgaactcttcttccttcatcgccttagaataatttgattgtaaaCCATCTTATTAATGAAATGAAACAAGCTTTTACTCTTGCATCTCCCATGTGACTGGgtagtatttttttaagaactttccattaattggtaatttgtgAATAATAATGGTTCGATCTCTAAAATGGTATGCCCCCTTACAGAGAACTTTATGGACGACAAACGatccttcccaattcggcgaccattTACCGAAATTGGGGTCTTTAAGTCCCACGGGTAACACAATTTGCCAAACTAACTCTCCTTCGCCGAACGTTTTTTGTTTGACTCTTTGATTATAAGCTCGCTtggtaattttcttttgtgccACTAGAAGATTGTAAGCGTCAAGCCgatcttcttccaaatcttctaactcttgtaACATGGCCTAATTATATTCAACATTGGACAAACTACTCTGCTCGATCATACTTAAAGAATTTACACTTAGCTCGACTAGTAACATCGCGTCATGTCCATATGTTAACGCATATGGGGTGGTCCTCGTTGCCGACCGGGGTGAAGTTCGGTATGCCCATCAggcttcattcaattttaaatgccacatgccaggtctttcttttatatttttctcaatAATACCTatcaaaaccttattacttgcctcggctTATCCATTCGCTTATGGATAGTATGGTATGGACTACTCGAGCTGGATTTTTAAGCTCGCTGTATACTTTTTGAACCTTTCGGCTATGAAGACTGTGCCATTatcagttatgatcgtttctggcaTGCCGAACCTGGTCACAATATGTTCCCTCACAAAATTGCAAACCTCCTTGGATGTTAATTCGgcgtatgattttgcttcgacccacttagtgaaaTAATCCGTTACCATGAGTATCCATGCATGTTTCGCTGCTCCAGAAGATGGTGTGATTTTGCCGATCAtgtccattgcccatcctttGAACGGCCAAGGTTTGGTGACCGAATGAAGTAATTCGACCGGGACCCTTTGGATGGGTCTATGAATTTGACACTGGATGCATCTTCGTGCAtactcgatacaatctttcaataTGCTTGGCCAAAAGTAACCATGTCGGTGAAGTAGCCAACCCATCTTGCGTCCTGATTGATGGGCTCCGCAAATTCCTTCGTGTACCTCTATGATTGCTTGGGCGGTTTCTTGTGGGCCGAGGCATAACAGTAATAATCCGTCCTCACCTTTTCGATACAACTCATTCTAGTACGAGAcgtagtttgtggcatgaaccCTTGTCTTTCGGTCGTGTTTGCCTTTGGGATCATCAAGGTATTGCATAATTGGCCTTCTCTAGTAGTTTGGTAGCGTCTCAACCGCGTAAACATCTACAAGATCCTCTCGTTCCAAtaacgaaggtaaggacattaCTCGTGTACGGATGACTTGGTTGCGCTGAAGGACTTGTTAATTAACCAAAGTCGGATATGATTGCCGTAAAATGGGTATCATCGATCCACTtttgccccccaggagttgtgctcCGGAGGCTATCTAAGGGAGTTCGTCTGTGACGGTGTTCTGTCCACGGGAAATATGTTTGAACGTGATACTGTCGAATGACTCGGCCAAGTAACTGGCCACCATGTGATAGGGCGCCAGAGTGCAACTCATACACCGAAAAGTACCATTAAGTTGGTTGATCACAAGCTCTGAATCGCCGAAAACGAGGACACGAACATCGCGTAAATCATGAAGCACGCTAAGGCCGATAACAATGGCTTCGTACTTGGCCTGATTGTTGGTacactcgaaatcaaacttaagggaaaagaACCAACGGTGTTGGTGTGGAGACTGGAGGACGATTGCCACGCCGGCCGATGTCGACGTGCtagaaccatcaaaatacatcgtccaataattGTCACGTGCTTCCACCATTCCGATTTCAACATCATTACCCCCGAACCCATAAAGAGAAGGGTGATGGGCTAAGAAATCAGCAAGCGCTTGTCCTTTGACTGCTTTTTGTGGGACGTACTGCAAACTAAACTCCGATAGTGCCAATGTCAATTTCTCGATTTGGCCTTTGACTATTGTTTGGGCGATGACCTGCTTAATGGATGGGAGCATGTAGTGTCAGAGTTTGGAAGCGGCGAAGAACAAAGGCAAGCAAAGCTTCTCAACGGGtgaataattgatctctggAGTAGTAAGGTTCCGGCTAAGATAAAAAATAGCTTGTTCTCGCCCAGTATCGGTATCTTGCGCGAGGAGGCAACCGATGGATTCTTCAACGGTGGAAAGGTAAAGCTTAAAAGGTTTATCACGTCGGGACGGTACGAGGACAGGTAGAGTTACGAGAGCAACCTTGATTTGTGTGAAAGCCGTTCAATGTTCTTCACGCCACTCAAACTTGTCCGAGTCCTTGAGTTTCAATAGTGTAGAGAATGTCGTCATTTTGCTAGCGAAATTAGCTATGAATCAAcgaagaaaatttattttcccGAGCAAGGACTGGAGTTGTTTTTTGGTCATCAGTGGTGGGGCGTCAATGATCGCGCGAGCTTTGTTCGCGTCGACCTCGATGCCGCGATGGTGGACAAGAAAACCTAAGAAATTGCTGGCCGACACACCAAAGGCGCATTTGGCCGAGTTCATCTTAAGGTTGTGTCGTCGCATGCGAAGGAAAGCTTGCTAAAGATCATCAATATACGTTCGATGATTTTTCAATTTGACCACAACGTCATCAATATACACTTCTATGGTAGTGCCgattaggtcatgaaaaatggtgttCATCGCGCATTGGTATGTGGCACCAGCTTTCTTTAGACCGAATGACATGACAACTCATTCGTAGGTTCCGAGTGCCCCCGGGTAATGGAAAGCTGTTTTATGAACATCGGCCTCGGCAATAAATATCTGGTTGTAACCGGTATGTCCATCCATGAATGATAGCATGTCATGATTAGCTGCGGCGTCGATAAGCAAATCTAAAATGGGCACGGGATATGCATCCTTGGGTGTTGCCAGATTCAAATTTCGAAAATCAATGCAAATGCGTAGGGCCCCATTTTTCTTGAGTACGGGtacgatattcgccaaccacTCGACGTATCGAGCGATTCGGATAAACCCGGTATTTAATAGTCGGACAATTTCATCTTTTATGccgagttgtacttcggtcgagaattgACGAGGAGGTTGTCGAACAGGCTTGCAACTAGGTTTGATACGTAATTCATGTTCGACGAGGGTTCATTTGAGACCcggcatttcatgataactccaagcaaaataATCTTTAAACTCGTGAAGTAATTGATGGAGTTCAACTTTCATGGCATGGGGCAGTAACGTACTAATAAAGAGCAGCCGAGGATTATCGAccgttccaacatttatttccttTAGAGGATCCTTTACTTGGGGTCGACTGTTCTCGAGCTCGGCTAGCCTGAACTTTATCCAACGATAGTACCGGGCTGTTATCTTCTTCGGCCAAAAATTCGATTAAGTTGATGCCCGAATGCGGGTGCTTGGCAATAGCATACCAATAGGCCAGTAGGCGTTCCATCGTGGATGAAACTGCTGCCCGACGTCTCTCGCTTTTGATGTCAATCATCAGTGGTGGGGAGTAAATTGGCCAAACCAAGTCTCgtcgaatcctggtggacagtctcgaCGCCTATCGCAATGGCTTTTTGGATTGAGATCTGGGTTGGCCgtccattttcattaaaaccctGTAAGGTAATATAGCCGATGTGATCATCATAATAGCGGGCCTGAATCATGTTAGTTTCAAACGGCTGAGTGTCGGCCGGGTGGACCACAACTGATTTACCATCCTAAAAAATGAGAACTTGCTATAAAGAATAAGGAATGCAAttcgtttgatgaatccaatccctACCGAGCAAAGCATTATATTCGGTTTTGGAGTCGACGATAAAAAATACGGTCATGTGATTGCGACCTGCAATGTTTACCTTTAGAGGAAGTACCCCTTTGGTCTGAGACTTATCACCGACAAAGCTACTCATGGTTATTCCCGAAAGAATGAGTTCGTCGGTGGATCGTCGTAATG
This window contains:
- the LOC103417552 gene encoding uncharacterized protein — encoded protein: MLPSIKQVIAQTIVKGQIEKLTLALSEFSLQYVPQKAVKGQALADFLAHHPSLYGFGGNDVEIGMVEARDNYWTMYFDGSSTSTSAGVAIVLQSPHQHRWFFSLKFDFECTNNQAKYEAIVIGLSVLHDLRDVRVLVFGDSELVINQLNGTFRCMSCTLAPYHMVASYLAESFDSITFKHISRGQNTVTDELP